ATTTAAtatacttagcacctcatctaagtacCCAAAATCTTTTTCCATTTTGCGCCCGAGCAATCATGCAAACTACTCGTACCATCCGATGGTTACGTGGCGGGTCCAGTCAAAGCGTAGGGATGGATGGATTGGATTCTCAAAACGACAAGAAAAACCGCACCTCCCGGTCTCCAAGGTGCCCCGTCACACCATGAAACCTGTATCAGGACAGCTCGGCCGGAACAATCAGCATCCGAAGCGAGCAGGGAAAGCAAAGACGACTGCATGCAGAGCCAGAGCTGCCTGCCGGCACGCCGCCGTACTGCAGCCCCGCAGCGATCTGTCTGCCGGAGCAGACACGCAGAGCAGGGGGGCCCTGCCTGCCTGCCCGTCGATCGATCAGCGACGATGCATGCAGCGCCCCACTTCCCGAGAGAAAACGTCCCCCGCGACTGCGCAATGATTGGCGCCCGCGGCGGCCACCGGTCCGGTCGTCCATGCATGCCGCCATGCCGCACACGTCGCATCCCATGTCACCGTGCCTAGAACGGCGCGCGCGCTCCCACCCCTGTCCCTCGCGTCGCGGCGAGCGAGAGCACCGTCGCGTGCCCCGCCCCGTCAATTCCATGTCCCCCCGGCCGGCCCAGCGGCGGGGCGTCGCCTTGCGCGGCGCCATTGGCCGGGGACGGGAGGGGGTCCGGCCTGCCGGCCTCAAAAGAGCCGCCCGGCCCAGCGCCTCCCTCGCTGCATCGACCGCGTCCTTTTCCGCCCTTTCCCTTTTCTCTGCCATTCAGGGCACCTCGGCTGCGTTCGCCAGATCTGCTCGCGCCGCGCCGCTCGCTTCCACGGGAGATAttctccggccaccaccaccaccgctagGCAACAAGAATATACTGCGCCGGTGCGCCCCCACCACCCCCTTCTTGTCGTGTTTTCTCTTCGTGAATGAAAGCTGCAAGCTAAAGCCTTGGCCTTGGCGGTCATATTGAAGGATCTGGAAGAGCTGATGCGTACACCTCTTCATGGCATGGGGTTGCGTGATCTGATCGGGAGGACTACCATTTTGGCGGTCAATTAGACCAAACTTTCCTTTCACTAGCTTGTCTCCCCGCTTtgcctctttttctttttctgagcCTTGCCTTTCATGCTCTTGTCACATACTCTTGCAGCACAGTAAAGTACCAGCCTGCTTTTCCTTTGAGCAGGCTACATAGATACTCTTGCCTCATCATAGTATAAAACGAGGCGTGCCTAGGCCACCCTGGTGTGATACGTAGACACTGACCCGCCATCTCGGGCTAGCAAGCAAGCAAGCTAGGCATCCATACCTCCGGTCGGCAATGAGGAAGGGCAGCGAGTGCACCAGGATCAGCCCGGAGACCACCACCAGCGGCAACCCCATGTTCTCCCGCCAGGCCAGCAGGTCCGGCGGCCGGTCGGCGGCGCCGTCGGAGCGGGACGCCCGGCCGAGGCAGCCGCGCGGAGGCTGCCGCCTGCTGAGGACCGCGCGGTGGACCGCCGCGAGGTTCTACCAGCGCGCGAGGGTGAGCGTCGTCACGGCGTTCTGGTCGGCCCCGAGCAGGAGAGGCTCttccagttccacttccagtgccgCCTCACGCTCGCCGGAGTATACGCCGGCGAGGAACAGCAGCAGGCGGCAGTCCGGGCCGGTGGCCGTCGCCGATGACTCCCACAAGAGCGAAGCCGTGGAGGAGTGCATCAGGTTCATGAACTCCTCGTCCAGGAAGTACCGCTAGTGTTTTGTTTTTTTGATTCTGTTTCTACCCTCTGCGCGGATGCTAGCGTCTTCCCCCCTGTAATTTCCCCCTTCTTGTTCTTGGCCTTTCATCTGTGTGCGCATTTGATCTAAGCTTGTGGAAATGATACGTACGGCCGGATGCATCTTTCTCATCTCTTCTGTACTCTGGAATCTGTCGCTCTTACATTTTCAACACTTGTGCTTGTCAATATTTGTCACCTCGTGCGAGCCCAGCCACCGACAAGCTAATTTCCGTGATGTGGTGTGTCACAATGGCTTGATGCATTTGATCCAATAGTTTGATCTTTGTGAGAAAACAGGCGTCCCATCGATTTTCTGTTACAGAAACGCCTTGATCCAATAGAGTTAACAAGATACAGAAAAAAAAAGTGCATAAGAATGAATGGGAGACTCCCAATGTACCACCCATAAGTGCAAACAAAATCATGGCAAGACACATCATAGAGCAACAAGATCATACCGGCTTGTTGCCACGGAAACACTGCGAAAACAGATTCATAAATGTGTGCTGAAAAACAAATAAACTAATGCGAAAGCAAATATGTATAAGATTTCTCAATTTACATTTTAGAAACAATAAAACATACTGTGAAGCACGTGAAAGATGTAATGTACAACAAGAGAAAAAAACTTGTAGAATGAAGTTAACAAAGTGTCCTTTTTTTTGAATGGTACAAAGTGTCCTTACCCGCAAAATAAACGGAGTGTCATTTTTAACAAACTTGTTAAGCCTGGACTACGAACATTTGCTCCCCCTCCAAGGAGCGTCCAACATGTAAACCATTCATTAGCACACAAAATTTAATGCAAATAATTTAACTTATGCCTGATATGTATGATTGTTGAGGTGGCATGGTTGCATGGATAGATTTTAGTGCATTAAATGTAACTTACAATCACATATATGACTTGTCGATGTGCTTGGCGAGAGCAAATAGATAGTGAGTTAGTATTTTAGAATTGAGG
The Triticum dicoccoides isolate Atlit2015 ecotype Zavitan chromosome 3A, WEW_v2.0, whole genome shotgun sequence genome window above contains:
- the LOC119272318 gene encoding uncharacterized protein LOC119272318; the protein is MRKGSECTRISPETTTSGNPMFSRQASRSGGRSAAPSERDARPRQPRGGCRLLRTARWTAARFYQRARVSVVTAFWSAPSRRGSSSSTSSAASRSPEYTPARNSSRRQSGPVAVADDSHKSEAVEECIRFMNSSSRKYR